A genome region from Manihot esculenta cultivar AM560-2 chromosome 5, M.esculenta_v8, whole genome shotgun sequence includes the following:
- the LOC110614314 gene encoding F-box/kelch-repeat protein At3g61590 isoform X2, giving the protein MEGETSWINDCFDDVARDIGEFDSFSELSDESSKEISAVSVDLILPDDLLERILAYLPIASIFRAGSVCKRWRDIVSSRRFLWNFSHVLPQKPWYFMFTSSDEPVGYAYDPVLRKWYGIDLPCIETSSWFIASSHGLVCFMDNDSRSDLYVCNPITKCCKKLEEPPGLKIADYSALAISVNRKPHGYTISIVKSKQVPGNFFQWDLSICTYDSETRMWVASWSEVLTGWRSGDESVICGGVLYILIYSTGGGTPENRHALITYNLSCRSSRGLLIRSFIPVPCPLTCGRLMNLKEKLVMVGGIGKQDRPDIIKGIGIWVLNGKEWQEISRMPHKFFQGFGEFDDVFASSGTDDLIYVQSYGAPALLVFDMNQKQWKWSQKCPVTKRFPLQLFTGFCFEPRLEIEP; this is encoded by the coding sequence ATGGAGGGAGAAACATCATGGATCAATGATTGCTTTGATGATGTGGCAAGAGACATTGGTGAGTTTGATTCATTCTCAGAGCTTAGTGATGAAAGCAGTAAAGAAATTAGTGCAGTTTCTGTGGATTTAATCCTGCCTGATGATCTGTTGGAACGGATTCTAGCTTATCTTCCTATTGCTAGCATCTTTAGAGCAGGTTCTGTGTGTAAAAGATGGCGTGATATTGTTAGTTCGAGGAGGTTCTTATGGAATTTCTCTCATGTCCTTCCACAAAAACCCTGGTACTTTATGTTTACAAGCTCTGATGAACCTGTTGGCTACGCCTATGATCCTGTCCTCCGAAAATGGTATGGCATTGATCTCCCATGCATCGAGACATCCAGTTGGTTCATTGCTTCATCTCATGGTTTAGTTTGTTTCATGGACAACGATAGCAGAAGTGATTTGTATGTCTGCAACCCCATCACCAAGTGTTGCAAGAAGCTTGAGGAGCCTCCAGGTTTAAAAATAGCTGATTACAGCGCACTTGCAATTTCAGTGAACAGGAAGCCGCATGGATATACCATCTCAATTGTAAAGTCTAAGCAAGTCCCAGGAAATTTTTTTCAATGGGATCTTTCTATTTGTACTTATGATTCTGAAACAAGGATGTGGGTGGCTTCTTGGTCTGAGGTTTTGACTGGGTGGAGAAGTGGTGACGAGAGTGTGATCTGTGGTGGGGTTTTGTACATTTTGATTTACTCAACTGGGGGTGGCACACCAGAGAATCGCCATGCTTTGATTACATATAATCTCTCCTGTAGATCTTCTCGTGGTTTATTGATAAGGAGTTTCATTCCTGTGCCTTGTCCACTTACTTGCGGACGTCTGATGAATTTGAAGGAGAAGCTGGTAATGGTTGGAGGAATTGGTAAACAAGACCGGCCTGACATAATTAAGGGGATTGGGATTTGGGTCCTAAATGGCAAGGAATGGCAAGAGATTTCTCGTATGCCTCACAAGTTTTTTCAAGGATTTGGGGAGTTTGATGATGTTTTTGCCAGCAGTGGCACAGATGATCTTATATATGTCCAGAGCTATGGGGCTCCAGCTCTTCTTGTTTTTGACATGAACCAGAAACAGTGGAAGTGGTCACAGAAGTGCCCAGTGACAAAGAGGTTCCCGCTTCAGCTTTTTACTGGTTTTTGCTTTGAACCAAGGCTTGAGATTGAGCCATAA
- the LOC110614314 gene encoding F-box/kelch-repeat protein At3g61590 isoform X1: MTCCSLMEGETSWINDCFDDVARDIGEFDSFSELSDESSKEISAVSVDLILPDDLLERILAYLPIASIFRAGSVCKRWRDIVSSRRFLWNFSHVLPQKPWYFMFTSSDEPVGYAYDPVLRKWYGIDLPCIETSSWFIASSHGLVCFMDNDSRSDLYVCNPITKCCKKLEEPPGLKIADYSALAISVNRKPHGYTISIVKSKQVPGNFFQWDLSICTYDSETRMWVASWSEVLTGWRSGDESVICGGVLYILIYSTGGGTPENRHALITYNLSCRSSRGLLIRSFIPVPCPLTCGRLMNLKEKLVMVGGIGKQDRPDIIKGIGIWVLNGKEWQEISRMPHKFFQGFGEFDDVFASSGTDDLIYVQSYGAPALLVFDMNQKQWKWSQKCPVTKRFPLQLFTGFCFEPRLEIEP, from the exons ATG ACCTGTTGTTCATTGATGGAGGGAGAAACATCATGGATCAATGATTGCTTTGATGATGTGGCAAGAGACATTGGTGAGTTTGATTCATTCTCAGAGCTTAGTGATGAAAGCAGTAAAGAAATTAGTGCAGTTTCTGTGGATTTAATCCTGCCTGATGATCTGTTGGAACGGATTCTAGCTTATCTTCCTATTGCTAGCATCTTTAGAGCAGGTTCTGTGTGTAAAAGATGGCGTGATATTGTTAGTTCGAGGAGGTTCTTATGGAATTTCTCTCATGTCCTTCCACAAAAACCCTGGTACTTTATGTTTACAAGCTCTGATGAACCTGTTGGCTACGCCTATGATCCTGTCCTCCGAAAATGGTATGGCATTGATCTCCCATGCATCGAGACATCCAGTTGGTTCATTGCTTCATCTCATGGTTTAGTTTGTTTCATGGACAACGATAGCAGAAGTGATTTGTATGTCTGCAACCCCATCACCAAGTGTTGCAAGAAGCTTGAGGAGCCTCCAGGTTTAAAAATAGCTGATTACAGCGCACTTGCAATTTCAGTGAACAGGAAGCCGCATGGATATACCATCTCAATTGTAAAGTCTAAGCAAGTCCCAGGAAATTTTTTTCAATGGGATCTTTCTATTTGTACTTATGATTCTGAAACAAGGATGTGGGTGGCTTCTTGGTCTGAGGTTTTGACTGGGTGGAGAAGTGGTGACGAGAGTGTGATCTGTGGTGGGGTTTTGTACATTTTGATTTACTCAACTGGGGGTGGCACACCAGAGAATCGCCATGCTTTGATTACATATAATCTCTCCTGTAGATCTTCTCGTGGTTTATTGATAAGGAGTTTCATTCCTGTGCCTTGTCCACTTACTTGCGGACGTCTGATGAATTTGAAGGAGAAGCTGGTAATGGTTGGAGGAATTGGTAAACAAGACCGGCCTGACATAATTAAGGGGATTGGGATTTGGGTCCTAAATGGCAAGGAATGGCAAGAGATTTCTCGTATGCCTCACAAGTTTTTTCAAGGATTTGGGGAGTTTGATGATGTTTTTGCCAGCAGTGGCACAGATGATCTTATATATGTCCAGAGCTATGGGGCTCCAGCTCTTCTTGTTTTTGACATGAACCAGAAACAGTGGAAGTGGTCACAGAAGTGCCCAGTGACAAAGAGGTTCCCGCTTCAGCTTTTTACTGGTTTTTGCTTTGAACCAAGGCTTGAGATTGAGCCATAA